Within Streptomyces antibioticus, the genomic segment GGGCGGCGCTGCGGCCGCTGCGCCGCAGCACGGTACGGATCCGGGCCATCAGCTCGCGCGGGCTGTACGGCTTGGTCATGTAGTCGTCGGCGCCGACCTCCAGGCCGAGCAGGACGTCCTCCTCGGCGGCGCGGGCGGTGAGCATCAGGACGGGGATGTCGTCCTCGCGGCGCAGCGCCCGGCAGACCGCGATGCCGTCGAGGACCGGCAGCATCAGGTCGAGCACGACGAGGTCGGGGCCGATCCGCCGGGCCGCGGCGACGGCGGCGGGGCCGTCGTGGACGACGGTGGCGGTGTGTCCCTCGGCGAGGAGGGAACGCCGGATCAGCTCGGCCTGCATCGCGTCGTCCTCGGCGACCAGGACATGTGCGCACACGTGGGTGGTTCCCCCCTCGGGTGGAAAGGCGTGGAACGGCGTGGAAAGGCGGTGGGCGGGGTCCGGCGGATCCCGCCCACCGCCCGGTCACGGCTCCACGATGATGACCGACAGGTGTGTGGAACCCGTCAGGGCGCCGCGGGCTTGCCGTCGGTGTGCAGCCAGGTCCGGAACAGCGCGGTGAGGTTCTTGCCCGACTCCCGCTCCGCGAGGCGCTGGAACTGGGCGGTGGTGCCGTGGCCGTACCGGTGCCGGTCCGCCCAGGCGCGCAGCACGCGCAGGAAGACACGGTCGCCGACGGCGGTGCGCAGGGCGTGCAGGGCCATGGCGCCGCGGGCGTAGACGGGGGTGCCGAAGATGTTGGCGCCGCTGCCCGGGTCGGCGGGCGGGAATTCCCACAGCTCGTCGTCGGCGGGGGTGGCGTACAGGGCGTCGAAGGTCTTCTGGGCGCTGTCGCCGCCGTGCTGCTCGGCGTAGAGCCACTCGGCGTAGGTCGCGAAGCCCTCGTTGAGCCAGATGTCCTTCCAGGAGGTGAGGGAGACGGAGTCGCCGAACCACTGGTGGGCGCTCTCGTGCACCAGGGTGCTCAGGTCGGGCGCGCTGTCGTAGACGGGCCGGGTCTGGGTCTCCAGGGCGTAGCCGACGTTCGGGGCGTGGTCGACGATGGAGCCGGCGGCGCGGAACGGGTAGGGCCCGAACAGCTTGCTCTCCCACTCCAGCACGGACGGCAGCTTCTTCAGGACGGGTGCGGCGGCCGCGGCCTCGCGCGGGTCGACGGCGTCGTACACCTGGATGCCGCTGCGGGTCTTGTACTGCTTGATCTGGAAGCGGCCCACGGTGGCGGTGGCCAGGTAGGCGGCCATGGGCTCCGACTGGCGCCAGCGGAAGGTGGTCTTCCCGTGCTGGGTGCTGCGGCCGAGCAGGACGCCGTTGGCGACGGCGGTGCGGCCCTGGGGGACGGTGATCGTGAAGTCGTAGGAGGACTTGTCCAGGGGGTGGTTGTTGGCCGGGAACCAGGTCATGGCGCCCTGCGGTTCGCCCGCCACGAAGGCGCCGTCGTCGGTGGGGATCCAGCCGTCCAGGGAGCCGTCGGGGTCGGTCACCGGGGCCGGCGTGCCGCGGTAGGTGACGGTGACGCGGAAGGACTGGCCCTTGCGCAGCGGACGGCGAGGGGTGACGACGAGTTCCTGGCCGTCGCGCCGGTAGGCGGCCCGGTCCCGGTCGACCGTCAGGCCGGTGACCTTCAGACCCGAGAGGTCGAGGTCGAAGCGGGTCAGCCGCTGGGTGGCGCGGGCGGTGAGGACGGCCTTGCCGTCGAGGTGCCCGCTGCCCGGGTCGTAGCGCAGGGTCAGGTCGTAGTGGGAGACGTGGTAGCCGCCGTTCCCGGCGAGCGGGAAGTAGGGGTCGCCGACGCCGGGCGCGCCCACCGGTCCGGCCGCGGTGGCGGGGCCGGCCATGGCGAGCAGGGCCGCCACGACGACGGGCACGGTGACGGCGACGGCGCGGCGGCCGGGCAGGGCGGGGCGTCTGCGGATCTGGGGGTGCGTCACATGCGCTCCTTGCGGGGGGTGGCGAGTGATCCGATCACCTCACCCTAGGCAGCGAGCCCCGCGCGTTCGCCCTCGTTCAGGTCAAGCCACGCGGCGCACTGCGCCGTTCCGGGGTTAGCCTCGACAGCGTCCGCCGCCCCCGAGGAGAGGCCCGCCGGTGAGTGTCCGCGTGCGTCGCGTCTACGAACCGCCCGAGTCCGCCGACGGGGTGCGGGTGCTGGTCGACCGGCTGTGGCCGCGGGGGGTGTCCAAGGCCGAGGCGCACATCGACGAGTGGCCGAAGGCCCTCACCCCGTCGACCGAGCTGCGCCACTGGTACCACTCGGGCGCGGGGTCCTACGACGAGTTCGCGCGCCGCTACGAGGCGGAGCTCGCCGCCCCGGAGGCGGCCGAACTCCTCGAACACGTCAGGGAGTTGGCCCGCTCCGGGGCGGTGACGCTGGTGACGGCGGTGAAGGACCCGGACGAGAGCCACGCGTCCGTGCTCGCGCGCCTGCTGAGCCCCTGACGGCTCAGCCCGTCTCCTCCGCCGCCGCCCGTCCGGCGGCCCGGCCGGAGAACAGGCAGCCGCCGAGGAAGGTGCCCTCCAGCGCGTTGTAGCCGTGGACCCCGCCGCCGCCGAAGCCCGCGACCTCGCCCGCCGCGTACAGGCCCTCGACCGGGCTGCCGTCGGCGCCGAGGGCGCGCGAGTCGAGGTCGGTCTGGATGCCGCCGAGCGTCTTGCGGGTGAGGACGTGCAGCTTGACCGCGACGAGCGGGCCCGCCTGCGGGTCGAGGATCCGGTGCGGGGTGGCGACCCGGCCGAGCCGGTCGCCGATGTAGCGGCGGGCGTTGCGGATGCCCTGCACCTGGGCGTCCTTGCTGTACGGGTTCTCGATCTGGAGGTCCCGGGCCCGGATCTGGCGGCGCAGCACCTCCGCGTCCAGCAGCGGCTTGTCGGTGAGCGCGTTCATCTTCTCGACGAGCCGGTCCAGGGTGTCCGCGACGACGAAGTCGGCGCCGTGGTCCAGGAACGCCTGGACGGGCGCGGGGGCGCCCTTGCCGAGGATCCGGTCGCGCAGCACCGCCTTGCGGTCCTTGGCGGTGATGTCGGGGTTCTGCTCGGAGCCCGAGAGCGCGAACTCCTTCTCCACGATCTTCCGGCTGAGCACGAACCAGGAGTGGTCGTGGTCCGCGATGTCCTCGGTGGTGCGCAGATGCCGGAGCGTGTTGAGGGTGTCGTAGCCGGGCAGGCAGGGGTCGGGCAGCCGGCGGCCGAGGGCGTCGAACCACATCGAGGACGGCCCCGGCAGGATGCGGATGCCGTGCCCCGGCCAGATGGAGTCCCAGTTCTGGATGCCCTCGGTGTAGTGCCACATGCGGTCGCGGTTGACGAGCCGGACGCCGGCCTCGGCGGTGATGTCGAGCATCCGGCCGTCGACGTAGGCGGGGACGCCGGTGACCATCTCGGCGGGCGGGGTGCCGAGCCGTTCGGGCCAGTAGCGGCGCACGATCTCGTGGTTGGCGCCGATGCCGCCGCTCGTGACGACGACGGCCCGGGCGGTCAGTTCGAACTCGCCCACCGCGTCACGGTTGGAGGCGACGCCGCGCGGGGAGTCGTCGGCGGCCAGGACCGTGCCGCGCACCCCGCGCACCGCCTCGCCGTCCCGGACCAGCGCGTCGACGCGGTGACGGTGGTGGAAGGTCAGCAGCCCGTCCTTCGCGGCCTGCTTGGCGTAGCGGACGAACGGCTCGACGACACCGGTGCCGGTGCCCCAGGCGACATGGAAGCGGGGGACGGAGTTGCCGTGCCCGTCGGCGCGCAGATCGCCGCGCTCGGCCCAGCCGACGGTGGGCACGAAGGAGATGCCGTGCCCGGCGAGCCAGGCCCGCTTCTCCCCCGCCGCCCACTCGACGTAGGCGCGCGCCCAGCGCACCGCCCAGGAGTCCTCGTCGTCCGTGCGGTCGAAGCCGGCGCTGCCCTGCCAGTCGTTCCAGGCGAGGTCGAGGGAGTCCTTGATGCCGAGGCGGCGCTGCTCCGGGGAGTCGACGAGGAAGAGCCCGCCGAAGGACCAGAACGCCTGGCCGCCGAGGTTGGCGGCGTTCTCCTGGTCGACCAGGGCGACCCGCCGGCCCCTGCTGGTGAGTTCGTGCGCCGCGACGAGGCCCGCGAGGCCCGCTCCGACGACGATGACGTCCGCGTCCATGGCGACCGTTGCCTTTCTCATTCGGGGTGAGCGCTGCCGTCCGTCAGCAGCGCGGTGAGGAGTTGCTTGAGCCAGGCGCGGGCCCGGGCCACGTCCTTGTCGAGCAGGAGCTGGGTGGTGACACCGTCGTAGGCGGCGACCACCGCGTACGCGGCGGAGTCGGTGTCGCCGAGCACGGCGGGCAGGGGGGTGTGGCCGCGGGCCCGGGCGAGCCGGTCGGCGATCGCGCCGCGCAGCCGGGCCCGGTGGTCGAGCAGGGTGCGGGCGACGGCCGGGTCGCGGGCCGCGTGCACCAGGAAGTCGGTCTTCACCAGCAGCCAGTCGAGGTCGAGCAGGAGCACCTCGGTGACCCGGTCCACGGAGGCCGGTACGTCGAGGTCGGGTCCGTCCCCGGCGAGGGCGTCGGCGACCTGCCGGGCGATCAGGTCGGCGCGCTCGCGGTAGAGCGCGAAGAACAGCTCGTCCAGGCTGGCGAAGTTGGAGTAGAAGGCGCCCCGGCTGTAGCCGGCGGCCTCGCAGACCTCCTCGATGGAGACCCGCCCGAAGCCCTTGGCCGCGAACACGGCGAAGGCGGCGTCGAGCAGGTTGGCCCGGGTGCGCACGCGGCGCCGGGTGACGCGTGGTCCCGTCGTCTGCGGCGCGGTCATGGTCGGACCTCCGTTCGATACGTGAATGTATCGGATACACCCGTGTATCGAAAGAGGCGGGAAAAGAGAGCGAACATACTTTCGAATACGGCGTTACGCTGGTCCCATGACCGCGCACCACCTCCAGGGCTCCCTCTTCGACCAGGCCGACGACCTGCGCCTCGGCCCCCTCGACGGACTCCACCGCACCCCGCTCGGCGCCGGCGCCTGGATCGACGTGCTGCCGGGCTGGCTGAGCGGCTCGGACGCGCTGTTCGAGCACCTGGCCGCCGAGGTCCCCTGGCGCGCGGAGCGCCGGGAGATGTACGACAGCGTGGTCGACGTCCCCCGGCTGCTCGCGTTCTACGGGCCGGACGGGCCGCTGCCCCACCCGGTGCTGGAGGAGGCCCGCGCGGCCCTGTCGGCGCACTACGCCGACGAGCTGGGCGAGCCGTTCGTCACCGCCGGGCTGTGCCACTACCGCGACGGGCGGGACAGCGTGGCCTGGCACGGCGACCGGTCCGGGCGGGGCGCCCGGGAGGACACCATGGTCGCCATCCTCTCCGTCGGCACGCCCCGCGATCTGCTGCTGCGCCCCGCGGGCGGCGGCGAGACGGTCCGGCGCCCGCTGGGGCACGGGGACCTGATCGTGATGGGCGGCTCCTGTCAGCGCACCTGGGAGCACTGCGTCCCGAAGTCGGCGCGCGCCGCCGGGCCGCGCATCAGCGTCCAGTTCCGGCCGCAGGGGGTGCGCTGAACGTCCGGCGTGCGGCGAAACGCCGGTCGCTCTTCGGCCAGGGCACGGCCCCGCCCGCGGCGCCGGGCACCCGATCTGCTTTGCTGTGCCGGTCGGACAGCCACCTCACCACACGGGACGACCTCATGGGCGCGGATGTACGGCACGTCGCGGACGGCACCTATCTGGTGCACGGCTCCCACACCAACTGGGTGATCCTCACCGACGGGGACGCGGTCACCCTGATCGACACCGGCTATCCGAAGGACCGGCGGCTGGTCCTGGAGTCCCTCGCCGCGGTGGGCGCCGCGCCGGAGGCGATCACCGCCGTGCTCATCACCCACGCGCACAACGACCATCTGGGCTCCGCCGAGCATCTGCGGGCGACCTACGGCACCCCGGTCTATCTCCACGAGGCCGAAGTGCCGCACGCCCGGCGGGAGTTCCTCCAGCAGGTGTCCACGCCCGAGGTGCTGCGCAACGCCTGGCGGCCCGGTGTGCTGCCGTGGGCGGTGCACGTACTGCGGGTCGGCGGGACCGAGCAGCATCCGGTCGCGGCGCCCGAGGCGTTCCCGGTGGCCGACGGGCCGCTGGACCTGCCCGGCCGTCCGGTCCCGGTGCACACGCCGGGCCACACCGACGGGCACGCCGCGTTCCACCTCCCGGACGCCGGGATCGTCGTCTCCGGCGACGCCCTGGCGAGCGGTCACGCCACCTCCCGGGTGCAGGGGCCGCAACTGCTGCCGGACATGTTCCACCACGAGCGGGCCCGGGCGGTCGCCTCCCTCGACGTGCTCGCCGGACTGGACGCGGACACCCTGCTGCCCGGCCACGGGCCCGTGCACCACGGCTCGGTGCGGAAGGCGGCCGAGCTGGCCCGGGAGCGGGCGTCTCGTCCCCCGAACGCACGCTGAGGCGGACCGCCCGCAGGCCGTAATGTTCGGGCCATGGCTTTGCAGATCAGCGCCACGAACCCGGAGCACCCGGCACTCCTGCTGGAGCTGCCCTGGCACCTGCCCCTGGAGGAGTGGCCCGAAAAGATCCTCGTCCCGCTGCCGCGCGGCATCTCGCGCCACGTGGTGCGCTACGCGCGGGCCGGCGACGAGGTGATCGCCGTCAAGGAGCTGGCGCAGCGCCCCGCCCTGCGCGAGTACGAGCTGCTGCGCGACCTGGACCGGCTCGGCATCCCGGCCGTGGACCCGCTCGCCGTGGTCACCGGCCGCACCGACGGCACCGGCGATCCGCTGGAGCCGGTGCTCGTCACCCGCCACCTCGGCGGCTCGATGCCGTACCGCTCGATGTTCGAGACGACCATGCGGCCCGCGACCATGCACCGGCTGATGGACGCCCTCGCCGTGCTGCTGGTGCGGCTGCACCTCGCCGGGTTCGCGTGGGGCGACTGCTCGCTGTCCAACACCCTCTTCCGGCGGGACGCGGGCGCCTATGCCGCGTATCTCGTGGACGCCGAGACCGGTGACCTGCACCCTCAGCTCAGCCCCGGCCAGCGCGACTACGACCTCGATCTGGCCCGGGTGAACATCAGCGGCGAGCTGCTCGACCTGGAGGCGTCCGGGGCGCTGCACCCCTCGGTGGACCCCATCGAGTTCGGCATGGAGATCTGCGCCCGGTACGGGGCGCTGTGGCAGGAGCTGACCCGCACCTCGGTGTACCCGGCGGGCAAGTACCACTACATCGAGCGCCGCATCCGGCGGCTCAACGACCTCGGCTTCGACGTGGCCGAGATGCAGATCGAGCACTCCTCCAACGGCGACACGGTGACCTTCGTGCCGAAGGTGGTCGACGCCGGGCACCACCAGCGCCAGTTGCTGCGGCTGACCGGTCTGGACACCGAGGAGAACCAGGCCCGGCGGCTGCTGAACGACCTGGAGAGCTGGATGGCGACCCAGGACGACTACGCGCCGGGCGATCCGCTCGCCGCCCGCCCCGAGGTGCTCGCGCACCGCTGGGTGCGGGACGTGTTCCGGCCCACCGTGCGGTCGGTGCCGTTCGAGCTGCGCGGCTCCATGGACGCCGCGGAGATCTACCACGAGCTGCTGGAGCACCGCTGGTACCTGTCGGAGCGCGCGCAGCACGACATCGACCTCGACACGGTGGTCGCCGACTACATCGTCAACATCCTGCCCCGGGCACGGGAGACCCTGGAGCCCACCGTGCCCGAGTGACCGACCGCGCGGGCGGCGCGGGCGTCAGTCGTGCGGGACGACGGCCACGGGGCAGTCCGCGTGGTGCAGGACGCCGTGCGCCACGGAGCCGATCCGGGCGCCCACCGCGGTCCGGTGGGCGCGGCGGCCCACCACCATGAGCTGGGCCCGCCCGGAGACCGACAGCAGGACCTGTCCGGCGCTGCCCATCTCGACGTGCTCCACCACGTGCACGTCCGGGAACCGCTCCCGCCAGGGCCGCAGGGCGTCGGCGAGCGCCTTCTTCTCGTACGGCTCCAGGCCGCCCGCGTCGTCGAGGAGCTTGAGCGAGGCGGGGCTGTAGGCGAAGACCGGCGGCAGCGTCCAGGCCCGCACGGCGCGCACGGTCGCGCCGCGCGCGGCGGCCGTCTCGAAGGCGAACCGTAGCGTGGCCGCGCTGTCCTCGGGGTCGCCCTGCTGGCCGACCACGATCTCGTGCCCGGCGACCTCCGAGGACGCCTTGTCGCCCGCCCTGACCAGGACGACCGGGCAGGTCGCCTCGGCGAGCACCTGCTGGCCCACGGAGCCCAGCAGGAACCCGACGACCGAGCCGTGGCCGCGCGAGCCGAGGACCAGCGTGTCCGCGTCCGCCGCGGCCTCGACCAGCGTCTCGACGGGCCTGCCCTCCAGGACGTCGGTGGTCACCGCGAGTCCGGGGTGCCGCTCGGTGACCGTCGCGACGGCCTGCTCCGCCGCGTCCCGTACCCACCGCTCCTGCGCCTCCCGGTCCGCCACCTCCGGCGCCGTGTCCGGCTGGAACCGCCAGGCGTGCACCACCCGCAGCGCCAGATCCCGCCGGACGGCCTCCCTGGCCGCCCAGGCGAGCGCCGCGAGGCTCTCGTCCGTCCCGTCGACCCCTGCCGTGATCGGGCCCGTCATCTCGCTGCCTCCCGCTTGTCGTGATCACTTCGTACCCGGCCCAGTCTTCACCACTACGCTGAACGGTATGGCGTTGGTATGGGAACAAGTGGTCGTGGACGCGGCCGACCCGGTGGCGCTGGGCCGCTGGTGGGCTGCCGCGCTGGGCTGGGTCGTGGTCAACGACGCGCCCGACGAGTACGAGATCCGGCCGGCCCCGGACCGTCTCCCCGGCCTGCTCTTCACCCCGGTCCCGGAGGGCAAAAAGGTCAAGAACCGCCTCCATCCGGACTTCCGCCCCGAGGACCAGGCCGCCGAGGTCTCCCGGCTGCTGTCCCTGGGCGCCCGCCGCGCGGACGTCGGCCAGGGCGAGCAGAGCTGGGTCGTCCTGGCCGACCCGGAGGGCAACGAGTTCTGCGTCCTGTCCGGCCGCCGCCCGGCCTGACCGGTCGGGTGGAGGAACCTCACGGCGGCGCGGCGCGTCTGGCCCTGACATGGAACGACGCACCAACCCGCCCTGGGCGGCCGGCTGCTCGACGCTGCACGCGGGGGCGCTCGCGGGCTACGGCGCCCACCGGCTGTCCCGTGCGGCACGCCGGACCTGCGCGGTCATCGCGCGGGAACACCCGAGCCTGTTCGACCTGTGGACCTGGCAGGCACCGCTGACGGTCCTCGCGGGGGCCTTCGCGGGCCTCCTCGCGTGGGCGCTGCCGGCGGCCGCCCTGCGGCGCCGCGAGCCCCGGTCCGTGAGGGTGCTGATACCGTCCGCGGTCCTCCTGGCCACCCTGATCGCGCTGACGCTGGTGCACTTCGCCTGGCTGGGGACCCCGCTCGGCGTGGGCAACGACACCAACGGCACCTGTCCCCCGGACAACGTCCCGCCGTGGTGGCCCGGGTGGCTGCCCGCGTGAGGCGGGGAAGGGACCTCGGTACGGCCAGCCGTGGCCATGGCTCCTCCCGCCCCGTACGGTTCTTGTATGGCTGGTGGTCCCCAATCATCCGTGAGTGTCATCCTCACCGTGGACGACGATCCGGGGGTCTCCCGTGCCGTCGCCCGTGACCTGCGGCGACGCTACGGCGGCTCGTACCGGATCGTGCGGGCCGAGTCCGGGGAGTCCGCGCTGGAGGCGCTGCGCGAGCTGAAGCTGCGCGGGGACCTGGTGGCCGTCATCCTGGCCGACTACCGGATGCCGCAGATGAACGGCATCGAGTTCCTGGAACAGGCGCTGGACGTCTACCCCGGCGCCCGGCGCGTCCTGCTCACCGCGTACGCGGACACCGACGCGGCGATCGACGCGATCAACGTGGTCGACGTGGACCACTATCTGCTCAAGCCCTGGGACCCGCCCGAGGAGAAGCTCTACCCGGTCCTGGACGACCTGCTGGAGGCATGGCGGTCCAGCGATCACCGTCCGGTGCCGGCCACCAAGGTGGTCGGGCACCGCTGGTCGGCGCGCTCGTCGGAGGTGCGCGAGTTCCTGGCCCGCAACCAGGTGCCGTACCGCTGGTACTCCGCCGACGAGCCCGAGGGACAGCGACTGCTGGCCGCGGCAGGACAGGACGAACGGCGGCTGCCGCTGGTGATCACCGCGGACGGGACCCCGCTCGTCGCGCCGGAGCCGCCCGAACTGGCCGCGAAGGTCGGCCTCGCGACGACACCGACGGCCGAGTTCTACGACCTCGTCGTCATCGGCGGCGGCCCCGCCGGGCTCGGCGCGGCGGTGTACGGGGCGTCCGAGGGCCTGCGCACGGTGCTGGTGGAGCGGTCGGCGACCGGCGGACAGGCCGGACAGAGCTCCCGCATCGAGAACTACCTCGGCTTCCCCGACGGCGTGTCCGGCGCCCAGCTCACCGAGCGGGCCCGCCGCCAGGCGGCCAAGTTCGGCGCGGAGATCCTCACCGCGCGCGAGGTGACCGGACTGGAGATCAACGGCTCCGCGCGGGTCGTACGGTTCTCGGACGGCTCCGCGGTGGCCGCGCACAGCGTGATCCTCGCGACGGGCGTGTCCTACCGGCAGCTCACCGCGCCCGGCTGCGACGACCTGACCGGCTGCGGGGTCTACTACGGCTCGGCGCTCACCGAGGCGCCCGCCTGCACGGGACACGACGTGTACATCGTGGGCGGCGCCAACTCGGCCGGACAGGCGGCCATGTACCTGGCGCGCGGCGCCAAGTCGGTGACCCTGCTGGTGCGCGGGGAGTCGCTGGCGGCATCCATGTCGTACTACCTGATCCAGCAGATCGAGGAGTCGTCCAACATCTTCGTACGGGCCCGCACCGTCGTGGAGTCGGCGCACGGCGACGGGCATCTGGAGCATCTGACACTGCGGGACGTGACGACCGGGGAGACCGAACGGGTCGACGCGCAGTGGATGTTCGTGTTCATCGGTGCCGCCCCGCTGACCGACTGGCTGGACGGCACCGTGCTGCGCGACGGGCGCGGCTTCATCCTGGCCGGGCCCGATCTGACCCCGGAGGGGCGGCCACCGGGCGACTGGGAGCTGGACCGGCCGCCGTACCACCTGGAGACCAGTGTGCCGGGCGTGTTCGTGGCGGGCGACGCGCGCGCCGAGTCCGCGAAGCGGGTCGCGTCCGCCGTAGGAGAGGGAGCGATGGCCGTGATGCTCGTCCACCGGTATCTGGAGCAGTCGTGAGCGGGCGGGCGATGCCGTGCAGCCCGGCGGAGATCAGCTCGCTGTTCCTGTTCGAGAAGCTCACCCCGGAGCAGCTCGGACGGCTGTGCGGCGAGGGCGGCGTGGAGGCGTTCGAGCCCGGCCCGGTGTACACCGAGGGCGAGCCGGCCACCTGCTTCTACGTGATGCTGGAGGGCACGGTCGTGCTGTACCGGCGGGTCGGCGGGGACGACGTCGAGGTCAGCAGGACCTCCCAGCGCGGGGTGTACGCGGGCGCGATGCAGGCGTACCTCGGGGACCGGGTGCCGCAGCTCTACACCAACTCGATGCGGGTGACGGAGCCGACGCGGTTCTTCGTGCTGCCCGCCGAGTCGTTCGCGGCGGTCATGCGGGAGTGGTTCCCGATGGCCGCGCATCTGCTGGAGGGGCTGTTCTTCGGCTCCAAGAACACCCAGCGGGCCATCGGCCAGCGTGAACGGCTGCTCGCCCTGGGCTCGTTGTCGGCGGGGCTCACGCACGAGCTGAACAACCCGGCGGCGGCGGCCGTGCGCGCGACGGCCACGCTGCGCGAACGGGTGGCCAAGATGCGGCACAAGCTCTCCGTGATCGCCGGGGGCGGCTACGACCCGCAGGCGCTCACCCGGCTCATCGAGATCCAGGAACGCACCGCCGAACTCGTCGCCAAGGCACAGGTGTTGAGCCCGCTGGAAGCCTCCGACCGGGAGGACGCGCTCGGCGACTGGCTGGACGACCACGGCATCCAGGAGGGCTGGCGGATCGCCCCGACGTTCGTGCAGGCCGGGCTCGACGTGGACTGGCTGGAGCAGGTCGCGGACACCGTGGACGCGGATATGTTGCCGGGCGCGATCGGATGGCTCAACTACACCGTCGAGACCGAGCTGTTGATGGACGAGATCGACGACTCCACCAACCGCATCTCCCGGCTGGTGGACGCGGCGAAGCAGTACTCGCAGCTCGACCGCGCCCCCTTCCGGGTCGTGGACGTCCATGAACTCCTCGACAGCACCCTGCTGATGCTCTCCGGGAAGATCGGGCGGCGCATCGAGGTCGTGAAGGACTACGACCGGACGCTCCCGGAGGTGCCGGCGTACCCGGCGGAGCTGAACCAGGTGTGGACGAACCTCGTCGACAACGCCGTGTTCGCCATCAACAGCGCCGGTGGGGAAGGCACGTTGACCGTGCGGACGGCGCGGGAGGGCGACCGGCTGCTGGTGGAGTTCCGGGACACGGGGCCCGGGGTGCCGCCGGAGGTGCGCGGCCGGATCTTCGACCCGTTCTTCACCACCAAGCCGGTGGGCGAGGGCACCGGTCTGGGCCTGGACATCTCCTGGCGGATCGTCGTCAACAAGCATCACGGCGGCCTGCACGTCGAGTCGGTGCCGGGCGACACCCGGTTCCAGGTCCTGCTGCCGCTGACCGCGCCCGAACCCGACGCGGAGACCGAGACAGACGCTTCACCCCCCGACCCGGCAGAGGAGACGGCATGACCGACGTCGACGCGATCGACCCGAACGTCCCGCCCAGCGGCGCCGGCTGCGTCGAGTGCGACGCGGTGGGCGGCTGGTGGTTCCATCTGCGGCGGTGCGCGAGCTGCGGCCATGTCGGCTGCTGCGACTCCTCCCCCGCCCAGCACGCCACCGCCCACTACAAGGCCACCGGCCATCCCGTCGTGCGCAGTTTCGAGCCGGGCGAGGAGTGGTTCTGGGATTACTCCCGGGACGAGTTGTACGAGTCGGGCCCCGAACTGACGCCTCCGGCCCACCATCCGGCGAACCAGCCTGCCCCGGGACCGGCGGAACGGGTCCCGGCGGACTGGGCGCGCGCCCTGCACAAGTGAGCCGACGCGACAAGTGATCCCGCGCGTCACGTGAGCCGGCGCGACAAGTGAGCCCGCGCATCACGTGATCCCGCGCGTCCCGTGATCGTGCGCGGGCGCTTCCGCCCTGGTCGCAGGCCGCGTTGTCGGTGACGCGTGCCAGGATGGAGGTGTGTCGCAGACTGTGTTCGCCGGCCCGTTCGTCGGCCGGGAAGAGGAAGTCGCCCGGCTCTCCGGGGTGCTGGAGCGCGCCCGGGACGGGGAGTCCCGCGCGGTGCTCCTCGCCGGGGACGCGGGCGTGGGCAAGACCCGTGTGCTGGACGAGGTCGCGGCGCGCGGCGCCCGGCTGGGCATGACGGTGCTGACGGGGCACTGCGTCGACCTCGGTGACGTGGGCCTGCCGTATCTGCCGTTCACGGAGATCCTGGGCGCGCTCGCCGCCGACGAGCGGTTCGCGCAGGCCGTCGCCGGGCATCCGGTGGCCGACCGGCTGCTGGGCGCGGGCCCGGACGCCGGGCGCGAGGACCCGGGCCCCGGCCCGCGGGCGGCCGGCGGGGACGGCCGGCTGACGCTGTTCGAGGGGATGGCGGGGCTGCTCGCCGACCTGTCGGACATCGCGCCGCTGCTGCTGGTCCTGGAGGATCTGCACTGGGCCGACCAGTCCTCCCGGGACCTGCTGCGTTTCCTGCTCAGCCGGGGCCTGCTGCAACGCCCCGCGGGCGGCGCCCCCGCCCGCCGTCTCGCCGTGCTCGCCTCCTACCGCGCCGACGATCTGCACCGCCGTCATCCGCTGCGCCCCCTCCTCGCCGAGCTGGTGCGGCTGCCGGCCGTGGGCCGGCTGGACCTGCGGCCCCTGCCGGACGCGGACGTGACCCGGCTGGTGCGCTCCCTGGA encodes:
- a CDS encoding ATP-binding protein; translated protein: MPCSPAEISSLFLFEKLTPEQLGRLCGEGGVEAFEPGPVYTEGEPATCFYVMLEGTVVLYRRVGGDDVEVSRTSQRGVYAGAMQAYLGDRVPQLYTNSMRVTEPTRFFVLPAESFAAVMREWFPMAAHLLEGLFFGSKNTQRAIGQRERLLALGSLSAGLTHELNNPAAAAVRATATLRERVAKMRHKLSVIAGGGYDPQALTRLIEIQERTAELVAKAQVLSPLEASDREDALGDWLDDHGIQEGWRIAPTFVQAGLDVDWLEQVADTVDADMLPGAIGWLNYTVETELLMDEIDDSTNRISRLVDAAKQYSQLDRAPFRVVDVHELLDSTLLMLSGKIGRRIEVVKDYDRTLPEVPAYPAELNQVWTNLVDNAVFAINSAGGEGTLTVRTAREGDRLLVEFRDTGPGVPPEVRGRIFDPFFTTKPVGEGTGLGLDISWRIVVNKHHGGLHVESVPGDTRFQVLLPLTAPEPDAETETDASPPDPAEETA
- a CDS encoding UBP-type zinc finger domain-containing protein; this translates as MTDVDAIDPNVPPSGAGCVECDAVGGWWFHLRRCASCGHVGCCDSSPAQHATAHYKATGHPVVRSFEPGEEWFWDYSRDELYESGPELTPPAHHPANQPAPGPAERVPADWARALHK